The window GTGAGGTTGACCCCAGGCCAAAGCCTGGAGAAAGGCCAGCAGTCGCAAAGTCATGGGCACACTTTGTAGCTGGAGGGTTAGTCGCCTGTCGCATGCCCATGCCCAGACCCAACTAACCTCTTGTCTCAGTGTCGGCGGCatgacagcagcaaccctcACAGCCCCCCTCGACGTCCTCAAAACCCGCCTCCAATCCGACTTTTACCAAGCCCAGCTCAAAGCCTCCCGCGCCGCCCACGTCGGCCCCATGAACCCCCTCCGCACGGCAGTCTACCACTTCAACGAAACCGCCTCGATCCTCGCGGCCGTGTACAAGGTAGAAGGCCCGCGCGCCTTGTTCAAGGGTCTCGGCCCCAACCTCGTCGGCGTCGTCCCTGCCCGCGCGATCAACTTCTTTACATACGGCAACAGTAAACGTTTGTTGGCTCAATGGTTCAATGATGGGAAAGACGACTCGACATACATCCACCTCTCCTCGGCCATGATAGCCGGTGTGGTAACGAGCACGGCGACGAACCCGATCTGGATGGTCAAGACGAGATTGCAGCTTGACAAGAACCTCGCGGCTGAGGGCGGGATCGCGACGAGGCAGTACAAGAACAGTTTGGACTGCATCAAGCAGGTGCTGAGGAATGAGGGCATTTACGGGCTGTACAAGGGCATGAGCGCGAGTTATCTGGGCGTGGCCGAGTCGACCCTGCAGTGGGTGCTGTACGAGCGGGCGAAGAAGAgtctggcgaggagggaggagaggttggtgattagcgggaaggagaggacgtGGTGGGATACGACGGTGAGCTGGATGGGGAACGCGAGCGCGGCGGGAGGGGCGAAGTTGATTGCGGCCATTTTGACTTACCCTCATGAGGTGAGTTTTGTTACTGTCCAttttcttttgggagggTTCTCGAACGCTGACGAGATGGTAATAGGTTGCCCGGACAAGACTCCGTCAAGCGCCCATGGCGGACGGCAGACCAAAGTATACCGGCCTGGTTCAGTGCTTCAAGCTtgtggccaaggaggagggcatgGTCGGTCTCTATGGAGGCATGACGCCGCACCTGCTCAGGACCGTCCCAAGTGCGGCCATCATGTTTGGCATGTACGAGGGCATCCTGAGACTGCTGCAACCTTCGCATCATGAGCCatgaggatgacgaccgAGTCGAAAACGATGACGGCTGTACGGTCATAACTCTACGATGCGGCCGACCCAGGCGCACAtgccaacctcctctccttaCACACCTCTGCACCACCAACAATCGATACCCTACCTTTTTTTTCAGCGACGTATCATTACGGAGAACATATGCTTTGGCGAGCGATTGGCGTATATAGGAGACACGGGGAACGACGGGAGACtgtgggggcgggggcgTGTTAGCCCTCTTTTCGTACATTGGAAAGACTGGATGGGGCGGCAACAGCATGGGGATGGTTCAAGAAGGCAAAGCATGGCATCTGGCGTTTAGGTTGGGCTTCTGTTGGGtggtttttatttttgggTATATATGGGACGATGCGAGTAGGTTTGGTAACGGGATGATTACCCCTCTCACTGTTACTCGTTGTTGCTTGTAATGATACAAGGGAGGGATTAAATGTACGATACCTACGTCAGGGCGCATGATGCATGAAGGGAAAAACAGGGGGAGGATGTATGCATTCAGCAGGGGATGAAAAGCTGGGGTTCTCAAAtgggtggaaaagaaaaggaacgGAAAATTCACGGAAAGGACAAAAAGGTAAAACAGGATCCCTGCTCTTGAAAAAGGACAAATAAATCCAATATAAACATGGCAAATCAAGCCAAATTCACACTGAGCCGGAGTTCACGAGATAGTACACTGTGATAGGGAAactgggaggtggaagaacGGGATATCTCGAATTCAATGAAACCAAATAAAAGTCCAACAGCTAAACCCTCAAGACACTCTCTCCTTGGCTTCCATTCTCCTCCGCTGGCAGTGAATCGACATgaaaggaaacaaaacaaaacaaaacaaaacaaaacaaaacaaaacagtACAACTGATGCAACAAACAACATTACTCGCCTCCTTTTTTGGAAAAAATGACCAACCAAGCCCGCATACCATCATAACCCGTCATGCTTTCTAATCACCCAACTTATACGACTCTGGAAACATCCCTTTAGGTGGTTTCTTTTGCAGCTTTCTCGGTCTCGTCTGCACAGAGAGTGATGGCTGCGGTggcgccgacgccgaccTGCTGATGTCCGTTggcgccctctccctcccgccAGACCACAACCGCGAAATACCCCTCCCCGTCGTCGAAAAGCTGCTGCCGTGGGTAGAAACCGAAGCCGTCATCTGATCCAATGTCGTTGCCGTGGTCGCGGTCGTGGTCGTATTGGTAGTGGCGGTAGAACCCGAGTCAGTCCTCACCAGCTGGCCCAAGACCTCTCGTCACCAGGCGTTTCTATCCCAGTTTGGATCTGTCTCCCGTGTTTCAGCAACCTCCGTTTTCATGTTAGtcccaaggaaaagagagCCGACCTACCCTGCACGAACCCGGCCAGGACCTTGCTCCCCGTCTGCAGCAACGGATGGCCAACCACAATCTTCAGAAACTTCTCCAGCCCGGCCCTCCTGCCCTCAATCACGTCATCGCTGAACCTGTTCGTAAACACCTTCCCCGGCAGCGGCGGGATCGTAACCCTCGCGCTCTCCCTCTCGAGGATATCCCGAAAGTACTCAAAGTCGCTGTATCTCCTCCGGACCGTCGACTGCCTCAGCTTAAAAGCAGGGATGTTGGTCCGGCAGACGATCTCGTAGTCGGTGTACATGTGCCTACCGATGCCGTGGGTGCGGGGGTTGCGGACTTCGATCTCGAGAAAGTTCTCGGGGGGACCGTAGATCTCGTCAAAGGACTGGGCGCGGGTGTCGGGGAGGGATTGCATGATGGGTCGGTGGaggcgggcggcggcggcgagggcttcGGATTGGGAGcctgtgggggaggtgggggatttgggaggCTGGCTTTCGGTGTTGCCAGCCTCGGTGGGAGAGTTGGAAGCCAGGTTGGGCGAGTCAGTGGGAAAGCTCCCTTGTTGAAGGGGAGCTTGTGGCTAGctgtgagggggtggggggggggggtggtgtggtttggGGTGAGGGGTTGCAGATGAGCGCGAAAACAAT is drawn from Podospora pseudocomata strain CBS 415.72m chromosome 1 map unlocalized CBS415.72m_1, whole genome shotgun sequence and contains these coding sequences:
- the RIM2 gene encoding Pyrimidine nucleotide transporter, mitochondrial (BUSCO:EOG09263HED; EggNog:ENOG503NV2Q; COG:C) translates to MATVTTTRTLPGGNQKMETVSGAPVHLLQSRETGEVDPRPKPGERPAVAKSWAHFVAGGVGGMTAATLTAPLDVLKTRLQSDFYQAQLKASRAAHVGPMNPLRTAVYHFNETASILAAVYKVEGPRALFKGLGPNLVGVVPARAINFFTYGNSKRLLAQWFNDGKDDSTYIHLSSAMIAGVVTSTATNPIWMVKTRLQLDKNLAAEGGIATRQYKNSLDCIKQVLRNEGIYGLYKGMSASYLGVAESTLQWVLYERAKKSLARREERLVISGKERTWWDTTVSWMGNASAAGGAKLIAAILTYPHEVARTRLRQAPMADGRPKYTGLVQCFKLVAKEEGMVGLYGGMTPHLLRTVPSAAIMFGMYEGILRLLQPSHHEP
- the PRP21_1 gene encoding SF3a splicing factor complex subunit (COG:A; EggNog:ENOG503NV6A), with protein sequence MQSLPDTRAQSFDEIYGPPENFLEIEVRNPRTHGIGRHMYTDYEIVCRTNIPAFKLRQSTVRRRYSDFEYFRDILERESARVTIPPLPGKVFTNRFSDDVIEGRRAGLEKFLKIVVGHPLLQTGSKVLAGFVQDPNWDRNAW